Proteins co-encoded in one Malus sylvestris chromosome 9, drMalSylv7.2, whole genome shotgun sequence genomic window:
- the LOC126634238 gene encoding actin-related protein 2-like isoform X1, translated as MNSRNVVVCDNGTGYVKCGFAGENFPTSVFPCVVGRPLLRYEESLMEQEIKDVIVGEACAEFRHQLDINYPVNNGIVQNWDDMGHVWDHAFYSELKIDPTECQILLTDPPLNPTKNREKMVETMFEKYNFAGVFIQIQAVLTLYAQGLLTGLVIDCGDGVTHVVPVVDGYSFPHLTKRMNVAGRHITSYLVDLLSRRGYSMNRTADFETVREIKEKLCYISYDYKREYQLGLETTILVKNYTLPDGRVIKVGTERFQAPEALFTPELIDVEGDGMADMVFRCIQEMDIDNRMMLYQHIVLSGGSTMYPGLPSRLEKEILDRYLDVVLKGNKDGLKKLRLRIEDPPRRKHMVYLGGAVLAGIMKDAPEFWITREDYLEEGVACLSKCGQA; from the exons ATGAACAGTCGAAACGTCGTCGTGTGCGACAATGGTACCGGG TATGTGAAATGTGGATTTGCTGGAGAGAATTTCCCCACCTCGGTATTCCCTTGCGTAGTTGGAAGGCCACTGCTTCGATATGAGGAATCACTTATGGAACAAGAAATAAAG GATGTCATTGTTGGAGAAGCTTGCGCGGAATTTCGGCATCAACTGGATATAAATTACCCGGTTAACAATGGCATTGTGCAAAACTGGGATGATATGGGTCATGTCTGGGACCATGCATTTTACAGTGAGCTAAAG ATAGATCCTACCGAGTGTCAGATTTTACTCACAGACCCGCCTCTTAATCCTACAAAGAACCGTGAAAAAATg GTTGAGACCATGTTTGAGAAGTACAATTTTGCTGGTGTCTTCATTCAAATTCAAGCTGTTCTAACATTGTATGCTCAAG GCTTGCTAACCGGATTAGTTATTGACTGTGGTGATGGTGTTACACATGTG GTTCCAGTTGTTGATGGCTACTCATTTCCTCATCTTACGAAGCGAATGAATGTAGCTGGCCGGCACATAACATCATATCTTGTTGATTTGCTCTCACGGAGGGG GTATTCAATGAATAGGACAGCTGATTTTGAGACTGTTAGGGAAATCAAGGAGAAGCTCTGCTATATTAG TTATGATTACAAAAGGGAGTATCAGTTGGGACTTGAGACCACCATACTTGTAAAAAACTACACT CTGCCAGATGGAAGGGTGATTAAAGTTGGCACCGAAAGGTTCCAGGCTCCTGAGGCGCTTTTCACTCCT GAACTTATAGATGTTGAAGGTGATGGGATGGCTGACATGGTATTCCGCTGCATTCAGGAAATGGATATTGACAACAGGATGATG CTCTACCAGCATATTGTTTTAAGTGGAGGGAGCACAATGTATCCTGGATTACCCAGTCG TTTGGAGAAAGAAATACTGGACCGCTATCTTGACGTTGTTTTGAAGGGTAACAAAGATGGGCTGAAG AAATTGCGATTGCGAATTGAAGATCCTCCACGAAGAAAGCACATGGTGTATCTAGGTGGTGCAGTCCTTGCAGGAATTATGAAG GACGCTCCTGAATTTTGGATCACGAGGGAGGATTATCTAGAAGAAGGAGTTGCTTGTCTAAGCAAGTGTGGTCAGGCATGA
- the LOC126634238 gene encoding actin-related protein 2-like isoform X2 gives MNSRNVVVCDNGTGYVKCGFAGENFPTSVFPCVVGRPLLRYEESLMEQEIKDVIVGEACAEFRHQLDINYPVNNGIVQNWDDMGHVWDHAFYSELKIDPTECQILLTDPPLNPTKNREKMVETMFEKYNFAGVFIQIQAVLTLYAQGLLTGLVIDCGDGVTHVVPVVDGYSFPHLTKRMNVAGRHITSYLVDLLSRRGYSMNRTADFETVREIKEKLCYISYDYKREYQLGLETTILVKNYTLPDGRVIKVGTERFQAPEALFTPELIDVEGDGMADMVFRCIQEMDIDNRMMLYQHIVLSGGSTMYPGLPSRLEKEILDRYLDVVLKGNKDGLKFGLNRNCDCELKILHEESTWCI, from the exons ATGAACAGTCGAAACGTCGTCGTGTGCGACAATGGTACCGGG TATGTGAAATGTGGATTTGCTGGAGAGAATTTCCCCACCTCGGTATTCCCTTGCGTAGTTGGAAGGCCACTGCTTCGATATGAGGAATCACTTATGGAACAAGAAATAAAG GATGTCATTGTTGGAGAAGCTTGCGCGGAATTTCGGCATCAACTGGATATAAATTACCCGGTTAACAATGGCATTGTGCAAAACTGGGATGATATGGGTCATGTCTGGGACCATGCATTTTACAGTGAGCTAAAG ATAGATCCTACCGAGTGTCAGATTTTACTCACAGACCCGCCTCTTAATCCTACAAAGAACCGTGAAAAAATg GTTGAGACCATGTTTGAGAAGTACAATTTTGCTGGTGTCTTCATTCAAATTCAAGCTGTTCTAACATTGTATGCTCAAG GCTTGCTAACCGGATTAGTTATTGACTGTGGTGATGGTGTTACACATGTG GTTCCAGTTGTTGATGGCTACTCATTTCCTCATCTTACGAAGCGAATGAATGTAGCTGGCCGGCACATAACATCATATCTTGTTGATTTGCTCTCACGGAGGGG GTATTCAATGAATAGGACAGCTGATTTTGAGACTGTTAGGGAAATCAAGGAGAAGCTCTGCTATATTAG TTATGATTACAAAAGGGAGTATCAGTTGGGACTTGAGACCACCATACTTGTAAAAAACTACACT CTGCCAGATGGAAGGGTGATTAAAGTTGGCACCGAAAGGTTCCAGGCTCCTGAGGCGCTTTTCACTCCT GAACTTATAGATGTTGAAGGTGATGGGATGGCTGACATGGTATTCCGCTGCATTCAGGAAATGGATATTGACAACAGGATGATG CTCTACCAGCATATTGTTTTAAGTGGAGGGAGCACAATGTATCCTGGATTACCCAGTCG TTTGGAGAAAGAAATACTGGACCGCTATCTTGACGTTGTTTTGAAGGGTAACAAAGATGGGCTGAAG TTTGGGTTGAACAGAAATTGCGATTGCGAATTGAAGATCCTCCACGAAGAAAGCACATGGTGTATCTAG